The Lysobacter enzymogenes DNA segment CGCCTGCTGCGCCGCGCACTCGGGACCGATCTTCCACACCGTCAGCTACGCCATCGGCTGCGGCCTGCCGGTGACCGCGGCGGTCACCATCTACAGCATGGAAGGCGCCGCCGGGCTCGGCGGGCGCCTGCTGTTCGGCGCGCTGGCCGACCGCTACGGGGCCAAGCCGATCCTGGTCGCCGGCCTGCTGGTGCAGGCGGTCGCCGCGGCCGGCTACCTCGCGGTGAACCAGCTCGACGGTTTCTACGCGGTGGCGCTGGTGTTCGGCCTGGCCTACGGCGGGACCATGCCGCTGTACGCCTCGCTCGCGCGCGACGCGTTCGACCCGCGCATCCTCGGCGGCGTGCTCGGCGCGGCCAGCCTGCTGTCGAGCCTGGGCATGGCGCTGGGCCCGGTGGCCGGCGGCTGGCTGTACGACCGCTACGGCAGCTACACCTGGCTGTACATCGGCTCGATGCTGGTCGGGCTGGCGGCCGCGGCGATCGCGCTGGCGTTTCCGCGCGCGCCGCGCCAGCGCGGCGGCGGCGGCGAACTGCGGCACGCCTCGCAGTATTGATCGCCGTCGAGGGGCGATTTCGCGCGTCGGAAGCTTGGCGGAAGGTTCGTGCACGCGCGCCGGCGGCGCTTGCGGCGGTCGGGAATGTTTCCGGAAGGCGAGCCTGCGCGCTTGCGCCCGGAATGGACCGGCCAGGAACTCCTGGCGCTCCGGCCGCTACGGCAATGCCCGGCGGCGGGAGTCCATCGCTGACAGGAGAACGAACCGTGGACGTGAACATGATCGACTTTCTCGAAGGCTGGGCCCGGCAATGGGCCGGCGAGCGCGGCGGCGCCAACAACTACGACTGGGACGGCACCAATCCGATCTTCCGCAAGTACGCCGACCGCTACGGCGTGAACCTGGACTGGAGCCTCGGCGACTACGCGATCCAGTCCAAGAGCACCAAGGCCGTCTCGGTCTACAGCGCCGAGTACGGCCCGTTCGACACCCGCAGCGACATCACCTTCAGCCACACCTACGACGAGACCGATTCGTTCGAATGGAGCGTGACCGAGACCGTCGGAGTGTCGCAGACCACCTCGGTCTCGGTCGGCGTGCCGGACCTGTTCAGCGCCGACGCCAGCCTGACCCTGGACCTGTCGGTGTCGACGACCCAGAGCCAGCAGAAGCAGCGCACCAACAGCTGGTCCCTGACCCGCAACTTCGAACTGGAGCCGCACACGGTCGCGACCATGGAGATGGTCCTGAACCAGACCACCGCGACCGCCGTCGCCGACCTGCGCGGG contains these protein-coding regions:
- a CDS encoding ETX/MTX2 family pore-forming toxin yields the protein MDVNMIDFLEGWARQWAGERGGANNYDWDGTNPIFRKYADRYGVNLDWSLGDYAIQSKSTKAVSVYSAEYGPFDTRSDITFSHTYDETDSFEWSVTETVGVSQTTSVSVGVPDLFSADASLTLDLSVSTTQSQQKQRTNSWSLTRNFELEPHTVATMEMVLNQTTATAVADLRGVMSGRIAIGLNNRWNGHYFWFVPVADLARQFNARNDITVIGGNVEVRVPVKFHGVGVIDTYLREKTRDPSGRIETRLHDGLDPPIAMPEAA